In Euphorbia lathyris chromosome 10, ddEupLath1.1, whole genome shotgun sequence, the DNA window ccaccagcatcccgaagaactccaccagcagcaattctgccattactaaggcaggagccatccgcattcaacttgacaaccccttccctgggcttcctccaaccaactaactggacctctttaaccggggaggggtgaaccaggggctctccttcaaaactctttgtaataacagagagttttttcgagaagtaaaactggaggtcaggaataaagacagtcttctcagcaaataactcttcattcctccatttccacatttggtgacaaataatagcgaagagaatagccccgtgctccatactggccaacaaattcccattaacgccttcagagaaccagtcaatatcagagaaccccataaaggaaggaaggatgtggtgaggaaggaccccttcccaaacctttctactattcgggcaatccctcaaagcatggcacaatgtttccacatggccgctgcatctgctacaggcaccagatacagccaagtgccttctgtgtctatctgcattcgtgaggagcctgtctttgactcccagccataggaaactcctaatgcggtaggggactttgagggcccaaatggacttccaaatttccaaaggaggatcagccctattaggggtaaaagcttcataggccgatttgcaagaataagaaccattattagtcaaggcccagcagtgtctgtccttatcctcctcctgattactaatcttcacacctctaatattaaggagggtctccaagctaagaaaggagtcgaacttaaaCCAGAGAGACATTAATATTTcctattaaatattttttactaGAGAGACattattatatcatatataagataaaaatattctaaatctctaatatataaataaaaattcttatttatatatttatatacttcatttctatgtaatttagaaaatataaatatagattttattaaatatagttttaatagtaatatattagtatatattttcttttagggtaattaatttattagtctctatattttgacaaaacacactgtttagtccctgtattttcaaaaacacacattaaagtccctaacgtttttctcggtgaactgtttagtccctaatgtttttcttggtgaactgtttagtccctgccgttagattctcatgaagattctgttagtcaatttggatttgtgttcttcttttcctttattttgctttcctttaaactctaatgcatctgaaatcaactttgagtgttcttgttcttaattttcttcttaatcgttcaaattcgtagtaaagggtaatttagtcatttccgaagtcataaacggtaaaaaatgtaacaaacagacggaaggactaaatagttcactgagaaaaagattagggaccttaccatgtgtttttaaaaatacagggactaaacagtgtgttttgtcaaaatatagggactaataaattaattaccctttctTTTATATAAAAGAGTATCATGATGGACAGGTGGCGAGACTTTTGATGAAAAAAATGGTTATCAAATATCAATTGCTATCACACACTTCTGTTTGCTATCTCATATGAATTTCCTATTTCTTTGCATTTTTATatgaaatgaaaaggcaaacataaATGAACATGTAACAAATTCTTAGATTGATTATGCTTCTTCCTCCCGAAAATTACAAAACTCAATTATAAAACGGAACAGAACGGAACATGAACTACGAAACTCAATTATAAACTGGGACAGGAACAGGAACAAGACTATGACAAAACTGAATTATAAACTGAAACAGGAACAGGATGACGACGAAGACGACGGGGCTTTGCCCGTTGGCTATTATTCTTTTCTATTTCTCACACATAAACTAATGAAATAAATAATTCATTATTCGACTTCAtactaatattatatatatacttgaGACTTGCAAAACTTTTCTTCAATGACTTCCCCTTCCACTCTTGATTGTGCTTCCGGTAGCCAGCCACCCCTCCAGTCAGTCCATTCAAAAGATAAAGTTCATCCGCTTCCTCCCTCTACCGTTCCTCCACCTCCTCCTGTCTGTCTGATAACTCTTATTGTTATTCCCGTTCCACATTCCCCACTCTCCACCATCACCATTAAATCTCGAGGTTTTATACCTCGACATGCACCAGTCCGTGCCCTCCCCCCTCCTGCTATACCCCTCCAACATTCCCCACTGTCCACCACCACGCCACTGGTTATCCCACCTGTTATCCCATTGGTTATCCCACCCATCTGAATCTTTCCAAATGTTGGCCAATCCATTATCTAATGGAGCTCCATTGGACTGAGAAACATTGCTCTTTTGAGGATTCACATTATCCCATTGGTTATACCACCCATCTGAATCCCTCCAAATGTTGGCTAAACCATTATCTGCAATAGCTCCATTGGACTGAGAAACATTGCTATTTTGAGGATCCACATTGATACCCTCTGCGTCGTATGTAGGATCCAAACCTCCTGTGGCTGCCTTTTGCAAGTCCTCTTCAGCTTCCCCCCATCCTGTGGCTGCCTTTTGCAAGTCCTCTTCAGCTGCACCCCATCCTGTGGCTGCCTTTTGCAAGTCCTCTTCAGCTGCACCCCATCCCGTGGCTGCCTTTTGCAAGTACTCTTCAGCGTCCCCCCATCCCGTGCCTGCCTTTTGCAAGTACTCTTCAGCGTCCCCCCATCCCGTGCCTGAATCGAACGGCGGGGCTAGAAAAGCAGCACTGAATATCAATACAGGTTCATGTTGATCATTCTCATCAGGATATTTGGGTTCCCGGTACAAATCTAAATACAGCTCAGGGTCTATTTTGGAGTTCCAGTCAATTTCATCAATGTGTATATCAGGACCAGGCAATGGTATGTCACAAGGAAGACCATTCAAGTCTGCCCAGTATCGCCTTTTAGCATCGTGAAAGGCCTCTTCACAAGCAGAGTCTTTCCACTGAACTATATTATCATAAAGGAACATAAACTTTTGGGCTTCCAGTATCTTGTGCCATTTACGACTAGTGCCTAAACAGCAGAACTCTTTCTCCCATGATGGTACAGTTGGCTTCCAATTACCTGGAAACACAATATAGAACACAAACTCATTTTTCACATATAGAGTGTAATAAAGGAATAACAGATAGAAAACAAGAACCACCACAAGCAATCCTAAACTAAATAAATGTAAAGTTTAGCATTTCATACAGACAACACGAACTACAAAACGACTGTGTCGCACAAAGTCAAAAAGAGCGCTACCTCACACATTCATTGTCTCTAACATCCTATTATAAACTTCACACATGCAATTTCAACATAGAAATCTGAATACGACTTTACCACAGTTGATCATCCATTTATGTTGGAGAGAACTGAAAGGAGTCTAAACTTAATTCAGCAATATGATAAACCAGACTGACAACAAACATTTAAATCTCATTTCACACTACTTTCTTCATTATTACATAAGTTGCAACAAAATTTGACCTAGAATTTATATCCCCGAAGATTCATACACAAGCAAATCCTAAGAAAACATAATGGAATGAACATTAAGAGATCATGATTCATGACACATGAATATTATATTTGCAACCATCACATAAGTGTGTATCAACAACGCCATCAATCTAACACTTGAATCCCTAAGTGAAACCCAATTAACTAGAGAACAATTCTATCATTAGGATACTAATTTTCTAAGAACGGAGAAAGAAAATCAAAAACAGAGGTTTACACAATTCCATATCAAAATCGAATAAAATCCAACCCAAACCGACCTTAAGTATTcaaacaaaatcaaaataagAAAAAGGGGAATTACTAATAATATAGTTGTTTGTTTCCGTAaagataatcaaaacaaaaagaacgTACCGTTAACAGGAGGCTTTTTATGGAACGATCGTGTCCCCTGAACTTCTTGATATTGATTATCACCTCTATATCTCCTCGAGTTGTTCATGATTGAAATCTGAAAGGCCACAGAgaatttttcaacaaaaaccCCCTTTGCACAGGAATTGAAAGAGGGAGGATGAATGAATAAAGTGGCTGTGAAGAACAGAGAAAATACGATGACGAAGAGCTTGGATTAATCGAAAGCAATGAATTCGATGAATCGGTGGTGTGATTCAGGGAAGGAATTACGGGTATTTATAGAGCTTTGTGATTTAGGGAGATGAGAACTAAGGTTTCATTTCAATACGGTTTCTTTTTGGTTCTTTATTGTTGTAGAGAGAGATAATCAAAACGCCTGCTATTTATCTATAACTCATATTTCATTTATTAACCCTCACTCTTCACTTTAATTACTAAACTGTTTTGCATTTTTAAATAtgtgacattttttttttttctggcaGACATAAATGTGATAcgatttttatttatgtttttccattttcattaattaaattaatatagattagattaatttaattaatgaaaatggaaaaaataaataaaaatcggATTACATTTATGTCTGCCAGAAAAAAAAAGTGTCACATTAATAAGTTTTGTTTAATGACCAATACGTTTATAGAAATTTCATTTAAAGAAATTTATTGTAATACTAGTAACATTCATAGTAACATTCATGCAATTAAAACAAATAGGAAATTTATTCAATAACATAATATACAtgaatctaaaaataatatttttcttttccagATGGAAAATGTTAAGAAGAACTTCTAGAAGAAAAATGGACCAAACTTATTTAggaaatattaattaaattgattTACTTCCTTCTCAATGTTGATTCTTTTGGTGGAGATTTTAGTCTTGAATGTTAGTAAAGCATCACAACATTCCTATCTTCCAAATTCTCAATACGAAGAGAAATTTTTTTGTTCTCAATTCGATATCccgtaaaaaaaatacatattagtataatttatttatttttttttgtccaatacaaatatatatatatatataggagagatcaggtgtgacacatcccttatggtgtgacaagctttattgtgtgacaaggagatgacaaatttgtaaataaaaggaaagagaaaattgtttttttttttttttaaaatgcattttctcgattttttcaatctcatttttcaaaaaaatttataccgttggactcgtcttaattaaacggtcattttaagatccatgaagctcaagtaaaaaaaattctggtgaacggaatccgggtgagcGTTTTCCGGCAAGCAAAAAAATgtccaaaaaattctcaaaaaattccagaacatgtaaaacattattctaagaaactttaattcttgggtcgaagtgagatttcttacggtttagtcccaataaaacttttttcttaattttatctattttacatgcttcaacaatttgttgggtaaaaactgtaaggaatctcgctttgagccaaaaattaaagtttcttaaaataatgttttacatgttttgaaattttttgataattttctggacacgtttttttT includes these proteins:
- the LOC136209751 gene encoding uncharacterized protein isoform X2, producing MNNSRRYRGDNQYQEVQGTRSFHKKPPVNGNWKPTVPSWEKEFCCLGTSRKWHKILEAQKFMFLYDNIVQWKDSACEEAFHDAKRRYWADLNGLPCDIPLPGPDIHIDEIDWNSKIDPELYLDLYREPKYPDENDQHEPVLIFSAAFLAPPFDSGTGWGDAEEYLQKAATGWGAAEEDLQKAATGWGEAEEDLQKAATGGLDPTYDAEGINVDPQNSNVSQSNGAIADNGLANIWRDSDGWYNQWDNVNPQKSNVSQSNGAPLDNGLANIWKDSDGWDNQWDNRWDNQWRGGGQWGMLEGYSRRGEGTDWCMSRYKTSRFNGDGGEWGMWNGNNNKSYQTDRRRWRNGRGRKRMNFIF
- the LOC136209751 gene encoding uncharacterized protein isoform X1, which translates into the protein MNNSRRYRGDNQYQEVQGTRSFHKKPPVNGNWKPTVPSWEKEFCCLGTSRKWHKILEAQKFMFLYDNIVQWKDSACEEAFHDAKRRYWADLNGLPCDIPLPGPDIHIDEIDWNSKIDPELYLDLYREPKYPDENDQHEPVLIFSAAFLAPPFDSGTGWGDAEEYLQKAGTGWGDAEEYLQKAATGWGAAEEDLQKAATGWGAAEEDLQKAATGWGEAEEDLQKAATGGLDPTYDAEGINVDPQNSNVSQSNGAIADNGLANIWRDSDGWYNQWDNVNPQKSNVSQSNGAPLDNGLANIWKDSDGWDNQWDNRWDNQWRGGGQWGMLEGYSRRGEGTDWCMSRYKTSRFNGDGGEWGMWNGNNNKSYQTDRRRWRNGRGRKRMNFIF